From a single Acinetobacter sp. TGL-Y2 genomic region:
- a CDS encoding guanosine-3',5'-bis(diphosphate) 3'-pyrophosphohydrolase → MIIFATMKHSGQVCKGGKPYILHPLAVMGQVTSIAAKVVAAGHDLLEDTDATKDDLKAQGCSEEIIQAIMALTKLKGERRVDSAHRIVSNRLACEVKLADVAHNMDLSRLPAITDKDLSRLEEYKMVQLILENAKSNNWNNFQ, encoded by the coding sequence ATGATTATTTTTGCTACCATGAAGCATAGTGGTCAAGTGTGTAAAGGTGGAAAGCCATACATCCTTCATCCTTTAGCTGTTATGGGGCAAGTTACATCAATAGCTGCAAAAGTTGTGGCTGCAGGGCACGACTTACTTGAAGACACAGATGCAACCAAAGATGATCTAAAGGCGCAGGGATGTAGTGAAGAAATTATTCAAGCGATCATGGCTTTGACTAAATTAAAGGGCGAACGCCGTGTTGATTCAGCCCACCGTATCGTAAGCAACAGACTTGCTTGTGAAGTTAAGCTTGCAGATGTAGCGCATAATATGGATTTGTCACGCTTGCCTGCAATCACAGATAAAGATTTGAGTCGTTTAGAAGAATATAAGATGGTCCAGTTAATTTTGGAAAATGCAAAGAGCAATAATTGGAACAATTTCCAATAG
- a CDS encoding tetratricopeptide repeat protein, with translation MNSILCMTVSGILLAVTLTVQAATVNSRIITESTGSQLTQQALFLYNSQDEDDKRTAFIMANKALDYLSTDYVAARLLGNMYYHGIGVKVDKEEALMKYIYAADNDAVSAFMAGSMYLNGDGVEKDLEYGVELVKQAADMGEPEAQLELAQQNYKQSKLEPVPAMKLQLEKSALHYATSCSKQKQTECMEILADIFKGGLAGIPVSESSADELYKLAEQVKSGGVM, from the coding sequence ATGAATAGCATTTTATGTATGACTGTTTCTGGAATTCTTTTGGCTGTGACGCTGACGGTTCAAGCGGCAACAGTTAATTCTAGAATCATTACAGAATCAACAGGTAGTCAGCTTACTCAACAGGCATTATTTTTATATAACAGTCAGGATGAAGATGATAAAAGAACTGCATTCATCATGGCAAACAAAGCTTTAGATTATCTAAGCACAGACTATGTAGCAGCGCGATTGCTTGGAAATATGTATTACCACGGTATCGGAGTTAAAGTAGATAAAGAAGAAGCTTTGATGAAGTATATCTATGCTGCAGATAATGACGCCGTATCTGCATTCATGGCAGGGAGTATGTATTTAAATGGCGATGGAGTCGAAAAGGATTTGGAATACGGCGTAGAGCTGGTAAAGCAAGCTGCAGACATGGGGGAGCCGGAAGCACAACTTGAATTGGCACAACAGAATTATAAGCAAAGCAAATTAGAGCCTGTACCAGCAATGAAATTGCAATTAGAAAAATCAGCACTTCACTATGCAACATCATGTTCAAAACAGAAACAGACAGAATGTATGGAAATATTGGCAGATATATTTAAAGGTGGTCTTGCTGGCATTCCTGTTTCTGAAAGTAGTGCCGATGAGCTTTATAAGTTAGCTGAACAAGTTAAGTCGGGGGGGGTAATGTGA
- a CDS encoding tetratricopeptide repeat protein: MSNSVMSKRIDIKAIAIKTTLVLAMSVSGLALSGCSNKGDMSTLSKDEIIVAGDKKIDAVRSLHDLAVDNVAVAQGQLAQEFYDGILVKRNDAKAHYWAERAHSNKDSLGTLVLARMTYYGEEVPQDSAKAVAMLESIKDSRIEVNYILGKMLLEQASDNYSDYQKAIGYIKKAADNGSAVAQYDYAESLRLGLKNTQDLDKKMSDAVKRSVHEYMYMASTSNGDNAAAYRQLGLYFVNGFGVDKNEMNTEKGMKLISTAAELHDSIAKKCIDTNICELDKPVEVKNINE, from the coding sequence ATGAGTAATAGCGTAATGAGCAAGCGCATCGATATTAAAGCGATAGCAATCAAAACTACTTTAGTTCTGGCAATGTCAGTAAGTGGTTTGGCATTAAGTGGATGCTCAAACAAAGGGGATATGAGTACTCTCTCTAAAGATGAAATTATTGTAGCAGGCGACAAAAAAATTGATGCGGTACGGTCACTTCATGATTTGGCAGTAGACAATGTTGCAGTAGCACAAGGTCAATTAGCCCAAGAGTTTTATGATGGTATTTTAGTTAAGCGCAATGATGCAAAGGCTCACTATTGGGCTGAACGAGCACATAGCAATAAAGATAGTCTTGGAACACTTGTACTGGCACGTATGACCTATTACGGCGAAGAAGTGCCACAAGATAGCGCTAAAGCAGTTGCAATGCTGGAATCAATCAAAGATAGCCGTATAGAAGTAAATTATATCCTTGGGAAAATGCTATTAGAGCAGGCATCGGATAATTATTCGGATTATCAAAAAGCGATTGGCTATATTAAAAAGGCAGCAGACAACGGTTCAGCAGTTGCTCAATATGATTACGCAGAGAGCTTGCGATTAGGTCTTAAGAACACACAGGATTTAGATAAAAAAATGTCAGATGCTGTAAAGCGATCTGTGCATGAATACATGTATATGGCATCTACTTCAAATGGAGATAATGCCGCAGCTTATCGTCAATTGGGCCTTTACTTTGTAAATGGGTTTGGGGTCGATAAAAATGAGATGAATACTGAAAAAGGTATGAAGCTAATTTCTACCGCTGCAGAGCTTCATGACTCTATCGCCAAAAAATGCATAGACACGAACATTTGTGAACTAGATAAACCTGTAGAAGTGAAAAATATAAATGAATAG
- a CDS encoding helicase C-terminal domain-containing protein, whose protein sequence is MINNQDIFDLVDEAFKSNGVIVQLGGRYVEEQYQYAQAVAQALMEPEKALAILEAETGVGKSIGYIIPCLIFLSLHPNSEQVIISTFTRLLQKQIMLVDMPFAVKVVETLGLKPPKYGYRMGRQAFFSLERTHATVERLKSKYSSNTAYIEQLEEFQRFAENSCRGGSGLWLDWLEDYYVFPDHIYSGDICLLYSGNIDNDAYVAHINNSSNALLLLTNHATLIGHDNVTDFVQSAYMVITDEAHHLDRLMAERSNKQLPVLGILNLFNRAKYFGLKESYINEAKSFVGAWSEVIAQYDKGNGANDNFYISSGGHKHWLNEQVDYVRQIQIYLRRLEKDFQTFQKGNALSHNHVEMMEQLQEALITLSHWTVANTFFYRALVFTDHNRTCSVAVVNPIASRLFAHTVRKLTTRTILTSATIFDARLDEDAVSIVGDLGFKHEEVTRYMRLSPSSYGEMKFILPSKEVSVPTSYDRDNRCNRFNQIWLEYTAKMLVEASKTGPTLVLTYSFEESRLLSECLKNMGVSAVTQEKGIKLLEILPIFLNGEARILITPSGWDGLNIRTKKNTQFLKNVIITRLPNAPKNELEDFVAREYMLNKNMPQHVVDNIIWLKHLNFCIRVLKQGLGRGIRSPYDSIYIWFADPRMPYFNSPKARPLINAIPARFIDNYARGIIFEIDGTFDVNTNANNYLDIVL, encoded by the coding sequence ATGATAAATAATCAGGACATCTTTGATCTGGTAGATGAAGCTTTTAAATCCAATGGCGTGATTGTTCAGCTTGGTGGTCGCTATGTGGAAGAACAGTACCAGTATGCACAGGCAGTTGCTCAAGCATTAATGGAGCCAGAAAAGGCGCTTGCAATCTTGGAAGCTGAAACAGGTGTTGGTAAGAGTATTGGTTATATAATTCCGTGCTTAATATTTCTTAGTCTTCATCCCAATTCAGAACAAGTCATCATTTCTACCTTTACCCGACTGCTTCAAAAACAGATTATGTTGGTAGATATGCCTTTTGCTGTAAAGGTTGTTGAGACGTTAGGGCTTAAGCCACCTAAATATGGCTATAGAATGGGTAGACAAGCCTTTTTCTCTTTGGAGCGAACACATGCAACAGTAGAGCGATTGAAATCAAAGTACAGCTCAAATACAGCGTATATAGAGCAGCTGGAAGAATTTCAAAGATTTGCTGAAAATTCATGTCGTGGCGGGTCTGGACTATGGTTAGATTGGCTTGAAGATTATTACGTTTTTCCTGATCATATTTATAGTGGCGATATTTGTTTACTCTATAGTGGAAACATAGACAACGATGCTTATGTGGCTCATATCAATAATTCGAGTAATGCATTATTGCTATTGACGAATCACGCAACGTTGATTGGCCATGACAATGTAACTGACTTTGTACAATCAGCATATATGGTCATCACAGATGAAGCGCACCATTTAGATCGGTTAATGGCAGAGCGTTCAAATAAGCAATTGCCAGTTCTAGGAATTCTGAATTTATTTAACCGTGCAAAATACTTCGGTCTTAAAGAGAGCTATATTAATGAGGCAAAATCATTTGTAGGGGCGTGGTCAGAAGTCATTGCTCAATACGATAAAGGTAATGGCGCAAATGATAATTTTTATATTAGTTCTGGTGGCCATAAGCATTGGCTAAATGAGCAAGTGGATTACGTTCGACAGATTCAAATTTATCTACGCCGATTAGAAAAAGACTTTCAGACATTTCAAAAGGGTAATGCGCTTAGTCATAACCACGTTGAAATGATGGAGCAATTGCAAGAGGCCTTGATCACACTTTCCCATTGGACCGTAGCGAACACTTTTTTCTATCGAGCACTGGTATTCACCGACCACAACAGAACATGTAGTGTGGCCGTAGTAAACCCAATTGCATCACGATTATTCGCACATACAGTAAGAAAGCTTACGACACGGACGATACTCACATCAGCAACTATTTTTGATGCTCGGTTGGATGAAGATGCAGTTTCAATAGTGGGCGATCTTGGGTTTAAGCATGAAGAAGTGACGCGTTATATGCGTTTGTCACCATCTTCATACGGTGAAATGAAATTTATTTTGCCAAGTAAAGAGGTTTCAGTACCAACAAGTTATGACAGGGATAACCGGTGTAATCGATTTAATCAAATTTGGCTGGAATATACAGCTAAGATGCTTGTAGAAGCATCTAAAACAGGGCCAACATTGGTACTGACTTATTCATTTGAGGAAAGTCGGCTTTTAAGTGAATGTTTAAAAAATATGGGAGTATCTGCAGTCACTCAGGAAAAGGGAATAAAGCTTTTAGAAATATTACCAATTTTCCTAAATGGTGAAGCGCGTATTTTAATTACCCCATCTGGCTGGGATGGCTTAAACATCCGTACAAAAAAAAATACTCAGTTTTTGAAGAATGTAATCATCACACGTTTACCGAATGCGCCAAAAAATGAACTTGAAGACTTTGTTGCCCGTGAATATATGTTGAATAAAAATATGCCACAGCATGTAGTAGATAATATTATTTGGTTAAAGCATCTTAATTTCTGTATACGTGTATTAAAACAAGGTTTGGGTCGTGGTATTCGCTCACCATACGATAGTATATATATATGGTTTGCTGACCCGCGTATGCCTTACTTTAACTCGCCCAAAGCAAGACCTTTAATTAATGCCATTCCTGCAAGATTTATTGATAATTATGCCCGTGGCATTATTTTTGAAATTGATGGTACTTTTGATGTGAATACCAATGCTAATAATTATTTGGATATTGTTCTATAA